The Brevibacillus choshinensis genome includes the window CTGGTTTAAAACAGGACAATGTATTTAATCATCCTGGCGAAGAGTTCTTTTACGTCCTGGAAGGCGTCGTCATTTTTAACGTGGATGGCACGGAATACATCGTGAAAGCAGGCGAATCGATTCACTATCCGTCCAATCTGCCGCATTTCTGGCTGAATCCGCTCGACCATGAAGCGAAAATACTAGGGATTACCACACCTGTTATATTTTGATCCTAGCCTGATACGGCTAGATGGAAAGAGAAAGAGAGGGAATCGCATGCCGCCACTTGCCAATATGGAGCTAGTGGTCTCTGCAGAAGCCGTGCATGGAGGCCATGTGAACAACGTGAAGTATTTGGAGTTTTTAGAGATGGCTCGCAAGCCGTGGTATCAATATTTTTCCACTTTGGGCTTTCGTTCGTTTATGGCGCATCTGAATGTGGAGTATAAAAAAGAAGCCTTTCTCGGGGATCACCTGCTGATCCACACGATGATTGAGCGGGTGGGAAATACGAGCCTTGTTCTTAGACATACGATGAAAAATCAAAATGAGGAGTACGTACTGCAGGCGCACGCGACCTTTGTCGCGATCAGTGTCGAGACAGGTGAAAAAATTCGCGTTCCTGATGAATTGCGTGAAGATATAGACGAAAAAACAAGATGAGACTGCTTGCTTTAGATTCATTCAGAACCCTAATGAGCGAGGGTTCTTTTTTATGAAAGCGCAAATCCAAAACTATGAAATCACCTCGGCTGCAAGAGTCCAATAGTAGCTTTACTACGGCATGTTTTTTGGGGAAGGACAAGACTAACACCACCTTAAATGGAAATATACCACTTTTTACTATTATTAGTTGTATCACAACCAATAGGCGAATAGCTCTTCGTTAAAAGTAGGTCCTTGAAGAAGTCGCAAAAGAATGCGGTTTAACCAAGCGCACCATTCGGTATTATGAGGAAATTGGCTTGCTGTTCCCGCCGGAAAGAAGTGAAGGGGGATACCGCTTATATACCGATCGACACATCGAGCAGCTCAAGAAAATCAACAGCGCGCGAGATGTCCTCGGTTTTTCCTTGCCTGAACTTTTAGAATTTATTCAGATGAGTGATGTCATCCACAACCAGCGCGTGGAAGCCAAGCAGACTGATGATATCCCTTTAAAATTGGAGAAAATCGCGGAGCTTGAGCAAACACTAGAAAAGCAACTCCAGATGATTGACCAAAAGCTAGAAAAGCTCAACTTGTTCAGAACTGAACTTACAGATCTACAGGAGCGAGTCCAGATAGCCAAGACCAAATACATTGCCATTCAGGAGTGAATGCGGAGATGTCACGTTCAGGTAATGCAGTAGCGAAAGCAACAAACGCTGACTCGTATGAAGCGGGTCTGTTGCAGCAGCCTCGCTCAGTCTGGGCTGTTTTCTTTGCAGGAATTATTGCGTTCATGGGTATCGGACTGGTCGATCCAATTTTGCCTGCCATTGCGGATAAAATGAAGGCAACACCTAGTGAAGTGAGCATGCTGTTTACTAGCTACAACGCGGTTATGGCTGTCGCCATGCTGTTCACTGGAATGATTGCATCCCGAATCGGGGTCAAAAAGACACTGCTCACCGGTATCATTATTATTGCTTTGTTTTCGTTTCTGGGTGGTTTATCGAATCATATTTGGGTCCTTGGCGCACTACGTGGAGGCTGGGGACTCGGCAATGCTCTCTTCGTTGCCACCGCGTTGACCGCGATTGTGTCCTTGTCTAGAAGTGGCGTCACCAAAGCCATCATTTTGTATGAGGCGGCAATCGGATTGGGAATCTCAGTCGGTCCGCTGCTGGGGGGCGAGCTTGGGGCGATTTCTTGGAGAGGTCCTTTCTTTGGCGTAGCATCGTTGATGGTTGTTGCCTTTATCTCTCTTATTTTTCTGATGCCAGCAGAAGCCAAAACCAATTCGTCTGCAAAAGCCAAGACTTCCTTAATGGATCCGTTTCGTGCCATGAAGCACCGTTCCCTGGTTGTATTTGGCTTGACGGCATGCTTGTACAACTTCGGTTTTTTCACCCTCATGGCGTATGCACCTTTTGTCATGGGGCTAGATGAGCACGGACTGGGGTTTGTGTTCCTTGGTTGGGGTATCTTGCTCGCGATTACTTCCGTGTTCATGGCTCCCAAACTTCAGCAAAAATTTGGAACAGTCAAGTCCATGTCTGTCATGCTAGCCCTGTTTGGACTTACGTTGTTAGCTATGGGCATTTGGACGAATACACAGGCTGTCGTGATCGCGGCAGTTATTTTCTCCGGAGCTCTTTTGGGAAACAACAACACATTGATTACGACTGGCGTGATGAATGCCGCTCCAATCGAGCGCTCCACCGCCTCTGCTGCTTACAGCTTCCTGCGCTTTATTGGTGGTGCCATTGCACCAGTTCTTGCTGGAAAATTGGCAGAGTGGTTTAATCCGCACGTTCCGTTTATTGTAGGGGCGGGCTTCGTGCTTTTGTCCGTCGTGTTTGTTACGCTCAACCGTCGCCATGTGATGCACGTAGACCAAGTGGGTGCTGCACATTAATGGGAAAAGAATAGCGCAGTAGCGCAGTAGCGAAGATGAGCTCCAGAAGATGGGGCTCTTTTTTGTTGTCGCTGTGTGATTTGACATGCAGTCATTTGGTTGCATATAATGAGTGTCATGGACAAGGTATTTAAAGCACTTGCAGATTCAACCCGAAGGCAACTTCTGGACTTGTTATTTCAGATAAACGGTCAGAGCTTAGGCGAGCTGTGCGAACATCTCGATATGACTCGACAATCGGTAACCAAACACCTCGTGATATTGGAGGAGGCCGATCTCATTGTTGTGGAATGGCAAGGACGAAACAAGCTGCATTACCTAAATGCCGCTCCGATCGCGGATATTTACGATCGTTGGATTGGCAAGTTCGAGCGGCAACGAATGGACGCTCTACGTGATCTGAAAAGGAAACTGGAGGAGGAGAACAATGGCTGACACGACATTTGTGTATGTGACGTACATCGCAACGACTCCGGAAAAGCTCTGGGAGGCTTTAACCAACAGCGAATTCACCAAACAATATTTCTTTGGAAGCACGATCGAGTCTGATTGGCAGGAAGGCTCACGTATTACGTACTCGCGAAATGGACAAGTCTCTGATTACGGAACGATTCTAAAGTGTGAGCCGTATCGTATCCTTTCTTTTACTTGGACGTATGTGGCCGATAAAGCGATTCGCGAGGAACCATCACAGGTTACCTTTGAGTTAAAGCAAATGGAGTCAACGGTCAAACTAACACTAAAGCATGAGAAACTGGTACCGGCGGACTTCGTAGACAAGGATGATACCTTTGAAGGTCTCAATAATGGATGGCCAGCGATTTTGAGCAACCTAAAAAGTCTGTTGGAAACGGGGAAAACCTTGGCACCTGTGGCCCTATAAGAGTGGCTGTTAGTATTGGAATAAATCAAGCAGAAGATAATCAAATGGTAAAGGAGCGATTTTGGGATGATTAACGTGACTAAAATGAAGATAGCCAAGCCAGCCCACTATGTCTATGAAGCATTTGTAGACCCTGAAAGAATCGGCAACTTTTGGTTCTCATCGAGCTCAGAGAGATGGGAGCCTGGCAAGACCATTACGCTGCGATATGAGGAATACAATGCGGAAGGCACGATCAATATCGTGGCTGTCGAAGTAGACAAGAAAATCGAGTTTACGTGGGGATCAGCCGAGGATCCTCATACTGTCACGATCACGCTGCATGAGCTAGACTCTTCGAATACCATCGTGGAAGTAAACGAAGATGGGTTTCATGAGGGTGATGAGAATTTCATCCATGACTTGATTGGCAACAAAGAAGGCTGGGTGTATATGTTAACCTGCTTAAAGGGATATTTGGAAAATGGCATCAATAACTTGCGAGCTGGTTTGTGGAAATAGCCTAAATAGAATAAGGAAAGATTAAGAATACAGATAGCCGTGCGAGTGCGGCTATCTTTTTTTATCCCTGATTGAGGGGGATTCAACATGCCCTAAAACGGGTAATATTCACACATTTCAAAAAATAATAAAATGTAGATAGACCGATTTTTAACGAAGAGCACGACAGGCATCTATACGGAATGAAGAAGGGGGAAGGAACATGACAACTTTACAAAAAAAGGACGCCAATCAGTTGGTTACATATGATGCTGTTATTGTTGGGGCTGGTTTTGCAGGATTGTACATGCTCAATCGTCTTCGGGAGGCAGGTTTGTCTACCTTGGTTTACGAGGCGGGGGATGGAGTAGGTGGCGTTTGGTACTGGAATCGCTACCCAGGTGCTCGTTGCGATTCGGAAAGCATTTACTATAACTACACCTTTTCGGAAGAGCTGTATCAGGAATGGACCTGGTCTTCTAGGTATCCAGGGCAGCCGGAAATTCTCCAGTATCTGAACTTCGTAGCAGACAAATTTGACCTGCGGCGCGATATTCAGTTCGAGACGCGCGTTGTTTCGGCTCATTACGACGAAACTCAAACCAAATGGTGCATACAGACGGACGATGGAGCAAGTGTGTGGGCAACGTACTTTATATCCGCTGTTGGGTGTCTATCTGCAGCCAACGTTCCCAAACTCAAAGGGATCGAGAGCTTCCAAGGTGAATGGTATCACACAGGGAATTGGCCGCATGAAAAAGTGGAGTTCACTGGCAAGCGAGTAGGTGTCATTGGTACAGGGTCGAGCGGCATTCAATCAATTCCGGTGATTGCTGAGGAAGCAGCGCATCTCATGGTATTCCAAAGGACACCACAATATAGCTCCCCAGCGAGAAACCATGATTTGGACGAGGAATATGTACAGTCAGCCAAGCAACGCTTCCAGGAGATCAAACAAGCCATGCGCGAATCCGCCATAGGATTTCCCATAAAGCGATCTGAGCAATCCGCTCTCGAAGTGACAGAAGAAGAGCGTCAGCAAGCATATGAATCTGCCTGGCAAAAGGGCGGGTTGATATTTACCAGCACGTTCCAAGATTTGATGGTAAATGGCGAGGCGAATGATACCCTTTGCGAATTCATCCGAACGAAAATTAAGGAGACGGTTCAAGACGAAAAGATCGCAGAAATGCTGCTGCCCTCCTATTATTTCGCTACCAAACGCCCGGTTTTGGATACGCACTACTTCGAGACATTCAATCGGGATAACGTCACATTGGTGAACGTGCGGAAGGAGCCAATCATCGAGATCACGCCAAAAGGCTTGCGGACTGAGGAAGCAGAATACGAACTGGATATTCTCGTTTTTGCTACCGGCTACGATGCGATGACAGGTCCGCTGCTGAAAATGGACATACGCGGAAAGAATGGGCTATCGCTCAAGGAAAAGTGGGCGGAAGGAGCAAGGGTGAAGACGTATTTGGGGATCACTACCGCAGGTTTTCCCAATATGTTTATGATTACCGGCCCTGAGAGTCCATCTGTTCTGAGCAATATGCCCGTATCCATCGAGCAACATGTGGAATGGATTGCAGACTGCATCCAATATCTCCGCGATCATGGCAAGGATTGCATTGAGCCGAAGTCTGATGCGGAAGAAGCCTGGAGCAAGCATTGCTGGGATGTTGCCGATTCGACGCTCTTTACCAAGGCCGAATCGTGGTACACCGGAGCCAATATCAAAGAGAAGCCAGTCGGTTTTCCTATCTATCTGGGAGGTGTAGGTAACTATCGTCAAATCTGCACAGATATCGCAGCAAAAGGATATGAGGGTTTTACCCTGCAAGGTGTGACCGAAAATGGTCAGGTGCAATCCTCCTAAAATCAATAATCGTAGCAGGAGCCAAGAAGCTTTTCTTGGTTCCTTTTTTGTTGCGCTACTATTTTCTTCTAGTAAATCCAACAAGCTTAAAAAAATCTGATAGAACGGATAAAAATTTTGTAAAATGAAGGGATGAATGAGCATTTTTAGCAAGGTAGAGGAGAAACATCAAATGGAGAGAAAAGTCAAAATCCTGGGAACAGGAAAATACTTACCTGATCGGCAGGTGACTGCAGAGGAGCTCGAGAGTAAGCTCGGCCTTCCTGCAGGATGGGTAGTGAAAAAGTCAGGTGTGCAAGTGAGGCATTTCGTGACAAACGAAACCTCAGCCCAGATGGGAGCGATTGCAGCACAGCGTGCTCTTGACGAAGCGGGGCTAGTCTTTTCTGATATCGATTGCCTGGTTTGTGCCAGCGGGACGTCTCAGCAGGAAATTCCTTGCACGGCAGCATTGATCCAAGAGGAGATGAACCAGTCTAAGTCAGGCGTTCCGTGCTTTGATATAAATTCGACGTGCCTAAGCTTTGTGACTGCCCTTGACGTGCTTTCCTGTTCCTTGGCGATGGAATGCTATCAGCGTATTTTGATCGTTTCTTCGGAGATTTCCTCCGTTGGGCTGAACTGGGGTCACAAAGAGAGCTGTGTGTTGTTTGGTGACGGAGCGGCCGCAGTCGTAATTAGCCGCACTCCACAAAATGAGACATCCCGCATCCTGGCTTCACGTATGCAGACGTTCAGTGACGGGGCTCATTACTCAGAAATCAGGGGTGGCGGGACACTCATTCACCCGAGTGAGTATGCAAATGGCAGAGAAGCAGACTTCCAGTTTGACATGGATGGGCGAAAAATCTTTCGCCTGACGTCCCAACTGATCACCGGCTTTGTAGAAGAGTTGCTGGATACGGCGAGCGTAAAAAAACAGGATATTGGGCTGGTCGTTCCCCATCAAGCGAGTGGGATGGCTATGAGAATCATGGGAAATAAGTTGGGCTTTGCGAATAGTCAAATGATGAATATCATTGAAAACCACGGCAACGTGATTGCTGCTTCGATCCCGATGGCATTGCATGAAGCGATTGTACAAGAGAAAGTCAGACGAGGAGATCTCCTGTTGCTCTTGGGTACCTCGGCAGGTCTTTCACTCGGAGGGCTCCTGCTTGAATACTAGAAAAACAGTCGTACTGACAGGGGGCAGGGCACCGGCTACACTGGAGCTTGCTCGCTTGATGGATCAGGCAGGGCATCGGGTCGTTATGGCTGAAAGTGCGCGTTTCCACCTCTGCCGAGCATCTCGGGCGGTTTCGCGTACGTATCAGGTTCCTCCTCCCCGTCAGCAGCCTGATGAGTATATCCGAGCGTTGAAGAAGATTATGGAACAGGAGAAGGCGGATTTACTTATCCCTACCTGTGAGGAAATCTTTTACATATCGCGTGGACTTGAGCAATTAGTGACCGCCGGGCGCGTATTGGCAGAGAAGATCGACGTGCTGCGGCCCCTTCATGACAAATGGAGCTTTTGCCAGTTAGCGAGTAAAGTGGTTGGTGCGACAGTACCGAGTACAAAACGAATAGAGTCAGAAGAGCAGATGAGGGAAGCGTTGAAGCGCGAGAGCGGATCGGTCGTGTTAAAGCCAGTCTTTTCTCGTTTTGCCGCCAATGTGCGTATCGTGCACGATCCCGTATCTGCATCCTCGGGCGATCTGCCAGCCATTTCAAAGCAACAGCCGTGGGTCGTTCAGGAATACATCAAAGGGCGACAGCTGTGCAGTTACGCTGTGGCTCATAACGGGCAACTTGCGCTCTACGCGGATTATGAAACCACGTATACAGCCGGGCAAGGCGCGTCCATCCACTTTTCGTATGCCAATCACCCGGGAGTCAGGGAGTTTGTCAGTCGATTCGTGGATGTGCAACAGTTTTCTGGTCAGATTGCCTTTGATTTCATTGAAGATCGGGAAGGCAAGCTTTACGTGATTGAGTGCAACCCTCGTCTGACCAGCGGTATTCATTTATTTGCCGATCAGATGCAAGCAGTCGAAGCTTTTTTTGGCAAAAAGGGTGAGGTACTAGTTCCCCGTGGCAACCAAGCATTCATGTTGGGAATGGCCATGTTGGCGTACGGACTGCCTGCTGTTCGAAATGTGGCAGAGGGCTGGCGCTGGCTACGGGATTATCTCGAGTCGCGGGATGCGTTGTGGCGCAATTCAGATCCGCTGCCGTATTTCCAACAGCTTCGCATGCTGGTAGATTTGGCCAAGCAGCGTCTACAGACTGGCAAAAGTATGCTGGAATGCAGTACCAGTGATATCGAATGGAATGGTGAAGAATGAAAAAACGTGTACTGGTGACGGGCGGGACAGGCTTCCTGGGGAAAAAGCTTGCTGCACGCCTGCAAGATAGCGGTTACGAGGTAACGGCATTGGGACGCAATGGACATTCTGGTCGCCTATTAGCAGAGCGAGGTATCTCATTTGTACAGGCAGATTTAACAGACAGAGCCGCGATTCGGGAGGCATGCCGCGGACAGGAGATCGTCTTTCACGCGGGCGCCTTTTCCTCTCCTTGGGGCAGATACCGGGATATGTACGCCACAAATGTAGGGGGAACTGCTCATGTTATCGAAGGTTGTAAGGCATATGGGGCGAAAAGGCTGATTCACGTATCAACACCCAGCATCTATTTTGACTTTGAAGATCGTCTGGCGATCAAGGAAACGGACCCATTGCCCAAACGCTTTGCAAATATATACGCACAAACAAAATATATGGCTGAGCTGGAAGTGAGCAAGGCTTACCAGGAAGGGCTGGGGACGGTCACAATTCGTCCGAGAGCCTTATTCGGACCTGGGGATAATGCGATTCTTCCCCGTTTGATCCGAGCCAATAAGGAAAAGTTCGTGCCACTGGTCAACGGTGGACGAGCCATCGTGGATCTGACATATGTAGACAATGTGGTGGATGCCTTGCTCCTGTGCATTGAGTCGCCACCGTATACACTTGGGCAAGCATACAACATCACAAACGGTGATCCTGTGACGATGATCGACGTGTTGACTGAGGTATTTCGTCGCTTAGACATGCCGCTTCGAACCAAGCATATATCGTATTGGCAAGCATATGCGGCAGCTTGGATGCTAGAGCTTGCTTCCAAAACGGTGCAGGGTTATAGAGAGCCTGTGTTGACGAGATATTCAGTCGGGGTATTGGCAAAAAGCCAAACGCTTGATATATCGAGAGCCAGAAACGAGCTTGGCTATCATCCCAGGGTGAGCATCGCCGAAGGAATAGAAGCCTTTACAGAATGGTGGCGAATGCAAGATGAACGTTAGGCTAACTTTGTTTGACACAGGATTCTGCCGACAATGGGAGATGTTTTCGATAAAAGGCGGGAGGCTGCGAAACATTGCGTTTCATGCCATTGCAGGGCTGATTGAGCATCCAGTTCATGGGCTATTCCTGTTTGATACCGGGTATTCTCCTCGCTTTTTTGAGGCGACCCGTTCGCTGCCTTATGCGCTGTATGCCAAAATCACACCCGTCGTGACAAGACCGGAGCAAAGTGTAAAAGCACAGCTGGAAGAACGCGGCATCCAGGTCGAACACATTAAAGGGATTTTCCTTTCCCACTTCCACGCTGATCATATTGGAGGCTTGCGAGATTTTCCAGACTCCCACCTGTACTGCTTATCCTCAGCCTATGAACACGTTCGAGGGAAGTTCGGGCTGCGTGCGCTTCGTGAGGGATTCCTGCCTGATTTGATGCCCCATGATTTTGCGGAACGCACGACGTTTATTGACCGGTCAATGCCGATCCCTTTATCAAAAGCTCATGAACCGTTTACGGAAGCCTATGATTACTTTGGGGACGGGAGCATACTGCTGGTTGAACTGAATGGACATGCAACCGGGCAAATGGGTCTGTTTTTGCGAGATCAGGACCAAGGAGATGTATTCCTTTGTGCAGACGCCGCATGGTCGAGCGAAGCGTATCGAAATAATTTGCTTCCGCATCCGATTGCACAGCTGATTATGGCGGATGGCACGTCGTACAAAGAGAATCTGACGCGGCTACACCAGCTGTCTGCACATTGGCCAAGCTTGAAAATTTTGCCCACTCACTGTCCAGAGGTGTGGCAGATGACCCAAGGAGCGTTTGCATGGAGACTGTAACGTTATTGTGGCAATACCTAAAGACTAGACGGCTGGCTAGCCAGTTTACATCGCGTGCCCAACTCGAGCACTGGCAAGAGCACCAGGTACAAAAACTGCTTCGCTTTGTTCTACCTCGGTCACCGTTTTATCGGGAACGCTTTGGGACACTTCGACCTGATGACTGGAGATATCTTGCGCCCATCGACAAGAAACTCATGATGGATCATTTCAGCGATCTCAACACGCTGGGAATCGAGAAGGAAGAGGCATTTCGGGTAGCTTTTGGGGCAGAGGATTCGCGAGATTTTACGCCTCAAATAGGAAAAGTGACCGTAGGCTTGTCTTCGGGAACATCGGGGAATCGGGGCGTATTTTTGGTTGGGTCAAAGGAAAGGGCGAGGTGGGCGGGTGTGATCCTGGCAAAGGCTCTACCCGGACGGCTGTGGAACGAACATCGGATCGCCTTTTTCCTGCGGGCTAATAGCAATCTCTACACCTCCGTGAATCGACGGCGAATCCGATTCTCTTTTTTTGATTTGTTACTCCCGGCCGCAGAGCATTTCACTCGGTTAAACGAGTTTTCCCCAACGGTTCTCGTCGCTCCTCCTTCCATGCTGCGATTCCTGGCTGAAGCAAAAAGCCAAGGGATATTACAGGTGTCACCAGGCAAGATCATTTCTGTCGCTGAAGTGTTAGACCCGTTGGACGAAGCATACATCCTCGAAGCATTTCGACAGCCTGTTCACCAGATATATCAATGCACAGAGGGGTTTCTTGCGGTGACCTGCCCATACGGAACGCTTCACGTGAATGAAGACATCATCGTCATGGAAAAGGAGTATCTGGATGAGGATCGGGAGCGTTTTTACCCGATCATCACGGACTTTTCCCGCACGACACAACCCATCATTCGCTATCGGCTGAACGATATTTTGACAGAAAAAAAGACTCCCTGTTTATGCGGCTCCGTCTATACGGCACTAGAGAGAATTGAAGGAAGAGCTGACGATGTGTTTTGGTTCAAGCATGTGAATGGAGATAGCTGGGTATCCGTTTTTCCTGATTTTATCCGCAGAGCGGTTATGGCTGCATCCGGGGAGATCAAAGAATACAAGGTCCGTCAGATTCATCCAGCGTTGCTTGAGGTATCCGTACAGGCTGATGAGAGACAGAGACTTTTGCAGGAGCAAGTGCGCGGCCAACTACAGGACATCGTGATGCGGCTTGGCGGCAAGCTTCCAGAGATTACCTTTACACCGTATGAACGTGAAGCAGGTGGCAAAAAAATGCGACGAGTGGAGAGGGTGTTTACCCCAAGTGAAACAGAGTAACTATGTATCGCTGTATGATAAAAGCAACGTAAATGAAGTGCCTTGGGAGAGCATGAGGGACGGCGAGTATGCAAGAAAGTACCTGTCAGCATGCATGGAAGAACAATCAGACCATTACGTCAAAAATGTACGGACCCAATTCTATGCGATAACCGTAGATGATCTCGTCATGCCCGTGACGGTGAATGATTCGGAATACGGCAATTCGTACGTGTGTTCTCCGTATTCGCACTACATTACGTATGCGAAAGACGAGCTGCGTATGCTGCAAATGCCGATGTGGGAAGCTCTGATGGCACAAGCACTCTCTATGCTTGGTTGGATGATGAAAACAAGCCGGACCAATCAGATTGCCTTCGTCAATAACTGGCTCTTATCCACCAATCTGTATCATGATCTGACTGCAGAGCAAGTTCAACGGATCACCCGGTTTTGTCATACCAGATTTCCTCGTCACCTGATTGCGTTCCGATCAGTGAGTTCAAAATTGCATCCTGTCATGTACCAGGGACTGAAGAACGCCGGATACTTGATGGTGCCAAGCCGGTATGTCTATCTGTTTCATCCTGACTGGCCGGCACAGGGAGGATGGCGAGTTCGCAATACGCTCAAGCGTGATCGGCAAATGCTGGAGAAGTCGGGATACCGGATCGTATCGCACGAGGAAATACGGGAAGGGCAAATCGAGCGGATTATCGATTTGTATAACGCGCTGTATTTGGACAAATATTCTCAACAAAATCCTCAGTTTACCTACGACTTTATCAAGCTGGGGCTGCACAAGCGCACACTGACGCTGATAGGATTGGAGAAAGAAGGACGTCTCGATGGCATCCTAGGGTACTTTCAACGAAACGGCGTGATGACGACACCTTTATTCGGATACGATGTCACGCTGCCCAAAGAGACCGGATTATACCGGATGCTGTCCAGCTTGCTGGTACAGGAGGCGGAAAGGCAAGGACTGCTGTTGCATCAAAGTGCAGGAGTCGGAGCATTCAAAGCAGACAGAGGAGCGGTAGGGGAAGTGGAGTATACCGCTGTCTGGGCCAGACATCTTCCTCTGTACCGAAGAGGCATTTGGACAGCATTGTCTGTCTTGCTGGAACAGTTTGGAGTCCCGCTAGTAAAAAAGTACAGACTGTGAGCAGGAAAACGTAAGAACCTTACCTCCAAATTAGCCGGATGTCTTTCTGAACGGATTCAATCCACGCTCCATTCTATGCGTGCCGATCCTCTTTTCGGGGGCCGATCGCGAACAGGAGATTTTACAACGGATCGCAAGTGGCTTGTCCAATAAGGGAATTGCTGAACAGATGATCTTAACGGTAGGGACGGTAAAGTCAAATATCGTCAATCTGTATGGAAAGCTGCAGGTAAACCGCAGGGTTCAAGCGGTGGCAAGGGCGAAAGAATTGAAATTGT containing:
- a CDS encoding ArsR/SmtB family transcription factor gives rise to the protein MSVMDKVFKALADSTRRQLLDLLFQINGQSLGELCEHLDMTRQSVTKHLVILEEADLIVVEWQGRNKLHYLNAAPIADIYDRWIGKFERQRMDALRDLKRKLEEENNG
- a CDS encoding MerR family transcriptional regulator, which gives rise to MRYYEEIGLLFPPERSEGGYRLYTDRHIEQLKKINSARDVLGFSLPELLEFIQMSDVIHNQRVEAKQTDDIPLKLEKIAELEQTLEKQLQMIDQKLEKLNLFRTELTDLQERVQIAKTKYIAIQE
- a CDS encoding NAD-dependent epimerase/dehydratase family protein produces the protein MKKRVLVTGGTGFLGKKLAARLQDSGYEVTALGRNGHSGRLLAERGISFVQADLTDRAAIREACRGQEIVFHAGAFSSPWGRYRDMYATNVGGTAHVIEGCKAYGAKRLIHVSTPSIYFDFEDRLAIKETDPLPKRFANIYAQTKYMAELEVSKAYQEGLGTVTIRPRALFGPGDNAILPRLIRANKEKFVPLVNGGRAIVDLTYVDNVVDALLLCIESPPYTLGQAYNITNGDPVTMIDVLTEVFRRLDMPLRTKHISYWQAYAAAWMLELASKTVQGYREPVLTRYSVGVLAKSQTLDISRARNELGYHPRVSIAEGIEAFTEWWRMQDER
- a CDS encoding ATP-grasp domain-containing protein codes for the protein MNTRKTVVLTGGRAPATLELARLMDQAGHRVVMAESARFHLCRASRAVSRTYQVPPPRQQPDEYIRALKKIMEQEKADLLIPTCEEIFYISRGLEQLVTAGRVLAEKIDVLRPLHDKWSFCQLASKVVGATVPSTKRIESEEQMREALKRESGSVVLKPVFSRFAANVRIVHDPVSASSGDLPAISKQQPWVVQEYIKGRQLCSYAVAHNGQLALYADYETTYTAGQGASIHFSYANHPGVREFVSRFVDVQQFSGQIAFDFIEDREGKLYVIECNPRLTSGIHLFADQMQAVEAFFGKKGEVLVPRGNQAFMLGMAMLAYGLPAVRNVAEGWRWLRDYLESRDALWRNSDPLPYFQQLRMLVDLAKQRLQTGKSMLECSTSDIEWNGEE
- a CDS encoding SRPBCC family protein, with the translated sequence MADTTFVYVTYIATTPEKLWEALTNSEFTKQYFFGSTIESDWQEGSRITYSRNGQVSDYGTILKCEPYRILSFTWTYVADKAIREEPSQVTFELKQMESTVKLTLKHEKLVPADFVDKDDTFEGLNNGWPAILSNLKSLLETGKTLAPVAL
- a CDS encoding beta-ketoacyl-ACP synthase III, whose translation is MERKVKILGTGKYLPDRQVTAEELESKLGLPAGWVVKKSGVQVRHFVTNETSAQMGAIAAQRALDEAGLVFSDIDCLVCASGTSQQEIPCTAALIQEEMNQSKSGVPCFDINSTCLSFVTALDVLSCSLAMECYQRILIVSSEISSVGLNWGHKESCVLFGDGAAAVVISRTPQNETSRILASRMQTFSDGAHYSEIRGGGTLIHPSEYANGREADFQFDMDGRKIFRLTSQLITGFVEELLDTASVKKQDIGLVVPHQASGMAMRIMGNKLGFANSQMMNIIENHGNVIAASIPMALHEAIVQEKVRRGDLLLLLGTSAGLSLGGLLLEY
- a CDS encoding acyl-CoA thioesterase, with the protein product MPPLANMELVVSAEAVHGGHVNNVKYLEFLEMARKPWYQYFSTLGFRSFMAHLNVEYKKEAFLGDHLLIHTMIERVGNTSLVLRHTMKNQNEEYVLQAHATFVAISVETGEKIRVPDELREDIDEKTR
- a CDS encoding flavin-containing monooxygenase → MTTLQKKDANQLVTYDAVIVGAGFAGLYMLNRLREAGLSTLVYEAGDGVGGVWYWNRYPGARCDSESIYYNYTFSEELYQEWTWSSRYPGQPEILQYLNFVADKFDLRRDIQFETRVVSAHYDETQTKWCIQTDDGASVWATYFISAVGCLSAANVPKLKGIESFQGEWYHTGNWPHEKVEFTGKRVGVIGTGSSGIQSIPVIAEEAAHLMVFQRTPQYSSPARNHDLDEEYVQSAKQRFQEIKQAMRESAIGFPIKRSEQSALEVTEEERQQAYESAWQKGGLIFTSTFQDLMVNGEANDTLCEFIRTKIKETVQDEKIAEMLLPSYYFATKRPVLDTHYFETFNRDNVTLVNVRKEPIIEITPKGLRTEEAEYELDILVFATGYDAMTGPLLKMDIRGKNGLSLKEKWAEGARVKTYLGITTAGFPNMFMITGPESPSVLSNMPVSIEQHVEWIADCIQYLRDHGKDCIEPKSDAEEAWSKHCWDVADSTLFTKAESWYTGANIKEKPVGFPIYLGGVGNYRQICTDIAAKGYEGFTLQGVTENGQVQSS
- a CDS encoding SRPBCC family protein, translating into MINVTKMKIAKPAHYVYEAFVDPERIGNFWFSSSSERWEPGKTITLRYEEYNAEGTINIVAVEVDKKIEFTWGSAEDPHTVTITLHELDSSNTIVEVNEDGFHEGDENFIHDLIGNKEGWVYMLTCLKGYLENGINNLRAGLWK
- a CDS encoding MFS transporter; translated protein: MSRSGNAVAKATNADSYEAGLLQQPRSVWAVFFAGIIAFMGIGLVDPILPAIADKMKATPSEVSMLFTSYNAVMAVAMLFTGMIASRIGVKKTLLTGIIIIALFSFLGGLSNHIWVLGALRGGWGLGNALFVATALTAIVSLSRSGVTKAIILYEAAIGLGISVGPLLGGELGAISWRGPFFGVASLMVVAFISLIFLMPAEAKTNSSAKAKTSLMDPFRAMKHRSLVVFGLTACLYNFGFFTLMAYAPFVMGLDEHGLGFVFLGWGILLAITSVFMAPKLQQKFGTVKSMSVMLALFGLTLLAMGIWTNTQAVVIAAVIFSGALLGNNNTLITTGVMNAAPIERSTASAAYSFLRFIGGAIAPVLAGKLAEWFNPHVPFIVGAGFVLLSVVFVTLNRRHVMHVDQVGAAH